One stretch of Deinobacterium chartae DNA includes these proteins:
- a CDS encoding LON peptidase substrate-binding domain-containing protein, with product MHIPLFPLPNLVILPGMVVPLYIFEQRYRELLAKVRQSGESFGIVSLHPESEGEPLERVGRVGTLVSVTQVEDHPDGTSSIVVVGGERFRVDRFDAHSYSYLCAEVQLCPLEPSDLNALAVLSWDLFERFVSSARPDLQPTLRSEAPEDGVLLASFVAANLRLSGEQMQRVLEAPSLLARWQLLAQWIPEAKRTLN from the coding sequence ATGCACATTCCGCTGTTTCCCCTGCCCAATCTCGTGATACTTCCGGGGATGGTCGTTCCTCTGTACATCTTCGAACAGCGGTACCGCGAGTTGCTGGCGAAGGTACGGCAGAGCGGGGAGAGTTTCGGGATCGTGAGCCTGCACCCGGAGAGCGAGGGGGAGCCGCTGGAGCGGGTGGGCCGGGTGGGAACGCTGGTGAGTGTGACCCAGGTGGAAGACCACCCGGACGGTACCTCGTCGATCGTGGTGGTGGGCGGCGAGCGTTTTCGGGTGGACCGCTTCGACGCGCACAGCTACAGTTACCTGTGCGCCGAGGTGCAGCTGTGCCCGCTCGAACCCAGCGACCTGAACGCGCTGGCCGTGCTCAGCTGGGACCTGTTCGAGCGTTTCGTGAGCTCGGCGCGTCCGGACCTGCAACCCACCCTGCGCAGCGAGGCACCCGAAGACGGCGTGCTGCTGGCGTCGTTCGTGGCCGCCAACTTGCGGCTGAGCGGCGAGCAGATGCAGCGGGTCCTCGAGGCTCCGAGCCTGCTGGCACGCTGGCAGTTGCTGGCGCAGTGGATTCCGGAGGCCAAGCGTACCCTGAACTGA